GGAAGGTCCATTATCTCTGTCCAGACCATTAACCAGAAAACAGtaccccctccaccctcccagacCAGGAAGGCAGAGCTAATGAGCAAGAGATCATTCCATGGGTCAGGGCAGGAATTGGGGCTTCAAGATATAACCATGGCTCCCTACTGGAAGATCCTCTATCCATTGCCAGCCTCAAGGATTTGGCCTTGTTGACTAGGGAGGCCATTTCCTTACATCTTTGCTGTGAGAAACACATAACATGCTCCATCACACAAGAGTTGGTTAAAGAAAATcccccctgggagttcccattgtggctcagtggtaacgaacccaactagtatccattaggacctGAGTTCAacctccggccttgctcagtgggttaaggatcccgtgttgctctggctctggcgtaggctggcagctacagctctgattcgacccctagcctgggaacctccatgtgccacggatggggccctaaaaagaaaaaaaaaatgtggctccCAGAAAAGGGTAGGGGTGAGGTGGGGCCTGGAGAGGATGCCTACCTTAGGTTGAGGTACtgcagtgatttcatttccttggagAAGCCACTCAGAGTGTCAATCTGGTTGTCCCGAAGATGCAAGGTAGTGAGATTGCTTAGGTTCTCCAAACCTTCCACCTTCTTCAACATGTTCTGGGCCTAGACCCCCGTGGATACAGTAGATAGATTGCGAGATGGGAGAAGggatgaggaaggaagagaaatcagaaagggatgcagcaaaaaagcaaatataagaaaAGTAGGAGGGTGCAAGAGAAAGAGAGGTGGGTAGAAATCCATGCAGAATAAAGAatccagggagctcccattgtggcacatcagaaacaaatccgactagtatccatgaggatgtgggtttgatccctggccttgttcagtgggccagggatctggcattgccatgagctgtggtgtaggtggcagatgtggctcagatctcacattgccgtggctgggtgcaggctggcagcgtagctccgattcaacccctagcctgggaacttccatatgcgacgggtgcagctctaaaaaaagaagaagaatccagAAGCTGCCAGCCCAGAGAAAGGTCAGCAATAACTGCCCACTGCCCACCACCGCCACCTCTCATTAGATGTTTCAACCTACTCTCCAGCCCAAGAGCCCAAACTGCTCCACTGGGGAGAAATGGCTACAGCACCATCCTGGAATGAAGAAGCTTAAAAATCttaaagactaggagttccctggtggcacagtgggttaaagatctgttgctgtcactgctgtggtgtgggttcaatccctggcccaggaacttccacatgcctcaggcacagtcaaaaaaaaaaaaagaatctagctcccattgtggctcagcagtaatgagccccactagtatccatgaggatacgggttcaatccctggcctccctcagtgggttaaggatctagcattgccatgagctttggtgtaggttgcagacgcggctcagatctggtatcgctgtggctgtagtgtaggccagcagctgcagctctgatttgactcctagcctgggaacttctatatgctgcaagtgtggctctaaaaagccaaaaaaaaaaaaaaaaaaaagagagagagagaaaaaaaaaactaaaaggctAGACACATAAATAGCCTCCTTAGCTTCATGTCTGTGCCTTACTTATGCTGCTACCTGTATCAAAGCAGACTGTCTCTATATTGTCCACTCATTAGTTATTACCAGCCCTGCTAGGTGGTGAGCACATTGTCTGTTTTGACTTTGCATCTCCACAGCATCTGGCACCaagtaagggctcaataaatgatACCAATTATCAGGATGCTGATGGAGTTAGTAGATGAGGCTCCTAGAAGCCAGGCATCCTGGCCCCCAGGACAGGTGTCCCCTTCCTGGCACCAACCATCTTTTCACCCAGTGATCTACCAGGAAGAGGTTCTTCAGCTTAGGAAGGTTGATTCCCAGGGTGCTGCTCAGTTGGTTGCCCCGAAGCTCCAGGGTGTGCAGGCTGATCAGCTTTTGGGGGTCCAGACCTGTCACCATGGGGATGCGGTTCCCTGAGGAGAAGGATCATGTCAAGAGTTCAAAGAGCCCCTCCGAATGTTCAGCAATAAAGCCTGAATTTGGGGAGCCTCCACTTCATCTTCTCTAATGCCATGTGGATATAAGGAAGGACAGAGCCCAGACTTAACACCACCAGGCCCTGGGGCAACCCAGGGTGGTTGATCTGGTGGTCAAGGGCCCAATGGGCATGTCCTCCTAAGCCAGGAGTGAATAAGGGATGCCCAGCAAGCAATCCAGATGGCTCACTCCCTCTCCTTCAAGTCTTTGTTAAGATGTCAACTTCCCAATGCCACTTGTCCAAACCAACCTGTTTACCTGATTCCCTTTAcccggatctttttttttttttccatagcaccTAACTGCTTTCAATATGCTTTataaatgtacttatttattgtGATCATTGATAATTGCCTGTCTCCCTCGACTAGAATGGAAAGAACATGAGATTAGAGattttcggagttccctggtgacacagtaggttaaggacctggcattgttgctgctgtgactcaggttagatccctgggccaggaaattctgcatgctgcagacacagcaagaaaggaaggaaggaagggagggagggaaggagagagagaaagaaagaggaatttattttgttcactgtgGTATCTCCAGCACATAGAACTGCCATCGTGAATCATCACGAATGTCTGaatataagtgaatgaatgaatgcaattGCTATGCAGCACAGCCAAGGACCATACTGCCCATTCTGTTGGCCCCAGGATAGGAAGGAATCTTGTGACCCCCATCCCTGAGGCCCCACCTTTGAGATCCAGGCTGGCCAGACGAGGATGAGAGATGCCCTCAGTGTCAGTGATCTGATTATAGGCAAAGCTGGCAATCTGCAGGTACGGCAGTTCGTTCAGCCGGGCACTCCGCAGTTGGTTGCCATCAGCTTTCAGCCAGAGCAGGTGAGTGAGGTAATTGAGCGGAGACAAGTCTGTCAAGTGGTTTTCAGAAATATCCACGTAGCGCAGGTGGATGTAGGAAT
Above is a window of Sus scrofa isolate TJ Tabasco breed Duroc chromosome 5, Sscrofa11.1, whole genome shotgun sequence DNA encoding:
- the LRRC23 gene encoding leucine-rich repeat-containing protein 23 isoform X2 translates to MMKEGLSLLCKTGNGLAHAYVKLEVKDRDLTDIYLLHSYIHLRYVDISENHLTDLSPLNYLTHLLWLKADGNQLRSARLNELPYLQIASFAYNQITDTEGISHPRLASLDLKGNRIPMVTGLDPQKLISLHTLELRGNQLSSTLGINLPKLKNLFLAQNMLKKVEGLENLSNLTTLHLRDNQIDTLSGFSKEMKSLQYLNLRGNMVTDLGELAKLQDLPKLRALVLLDNPCADESDYRQEALVQLAHLERLDKDFYEEEERAEADEIRQRMKEEQEQEAEPEAESELDQSSI